From Acidobacteriota bacterium, a single genomic window includes:
- a CDS encoding response regulator encodes MKSMLIIDGSVTIAKLFAEIFERRGWRVATCGDRDCAMGRLAGSEPYDVVLLSYRVPGTDGVKLVRFIRALEHRMRTAVVMVTGDGEVTDQARAAGADEVLLKPVNPNALVCAVDKQIS; translated from the coding sequence ATGAAATCAATGCTGATCATAGACGGGTCCGTGACCATTGCCAAATTGTTTGCGGAGATCTTTGAGAGACGCGGCTGGAGAGTCGCCACCTGCGGTGATCGAGACTGCGCGATGGGGCGATTGGCCGGAAGCGAACCATACGACGTTGTCCTGCTCAGCTACCGCGTGCCGGGAACTGACGGGGTGAAGCTTGTCAGGTTCATCAGAGCACTTGAGCACCGCATGAGAACTGCCGTAGTGATGGTGACCGGCGACGGCGAGGTGACCGACCAGGCCCGAGCGGCGGGCGCCGACGAAGTTCTGCTCAAGCCCGTTAACCCAAACGCATTAGTTTGTGCTGTCGACAAGCAGATCTCGTGA